One stretch of Roseimicrobium sp. ORNL1 DNA includes these proteins:
- a CDS encoding transporter substrate-binding domain-containing protein has translation MRWLSTLLAASFLAIFTLPVHAEKIRVVSRDIEPFSFQQDGRRVGYAMELWDQIAREAGLEYEVQTVGTAQEMIDALQNKSADAGVGALSVTSKREETIDFSQPFYESGLQVLVAGGGGSFTDTLFQLAGNLFNWKLIGMFALLVLAMLIISHLVWMYEHKVNEDMWPKSYAHGMWESFWWTISTLLVGGADNKGPVGVAGRLIAIVWMLLSIVLVSLLTASFTTTMTINTLKGDINGPGDLPGRNVATIKGSTSEGWLNARGAKVQSFANVAECIQALQAKKVQAVVYDAPMLQYNVNKLQDDKLQLVGTMFDRQNYAFALQQDSPYRERINRALLALSERGVGLELRKKWFGDEN, from the coding sequence TTTCTTGCCATTTTCACCCTCCCCGTTCACGCCGAGAAAATCCGCGTGGTTTCACGAGACATTGAGCCGTTCTCCTTTCAGCAGGATGGCAGGCGCGTGGGCTACGCCATGGAACTGTGGGACCAGATCGCACGCGAAGCCGGACTGGAATACGAGGTGCAGACCGTCGGAACCGCCCAGGAGATGATCGATGCCCTGCAAAACAAATCCGCTGATGCGGGTGTGGGCGCACTCAGCGTGACCTCCAAGCGTGAAGAAACCATCGACTTCTCCCAACCCTTCTACGAGTCCGGTCTGCAGGTCCTCGTGGCCGGTGGCGGCGGCAGCTTCACCGACACGCTCTTCCAGCTCGCCGGAAATCTTTTCAACTGGAAGCTCATTGGCATGTTCGCCCTTTTGGTACTGGCCATGCTCATCATCTCCCACCTGGTGTGGATGTATGAGCACAAGGTGAACGAGGACATGTGGCCCAAGAGCTATGCACATGGCATGTGGGAGTCCTTCTGGTGGACCATCAGCACGCTCCTCGTCGGCGGCGCAGACAACAAGGGACCGGTGGGTGTAGCGGGCCGTTTGATTGCCATTGTGTGGATGCTCCTGAGCATCGTGCTGGTTTCACTCCTCACGGCGTCCTTCACCACCACCATGACCATCAACACCCTCAAGGGTGACATCAATGGCCCCGGCGACCTTCCCGGACGCAATGTGGCCACCATCAAGGGCAGCACGTCCGAAGGGTGGCTCAATGCACGCGGCGCCAAGGTGCAGTCCTTTGCCAATGTGGCGGAATGTATCCAGGCGCTCCAGGCGAAGAAAGTGCAGGCCGTGGTGTATGATGCCCCCATGCTGCAGTACAACGTCAACAAGCTGCAGGACGACAAGCTGCAACTCGTGGGCACCATGTTTGATCGTCAGAACTACGCCTTCGCCCTCCAGCAGGACAGCCCCTACCGCGAGCGCATCAATCGTGCCCTGCTCGCCCTCAGCGAGCGTGGTGTGGGCCTGGAACTGCGGAAGAAGTGGTTCGGAGACGAGAACTAA